A part of Aspergillus flavus chromosome 5, complete sequence genomic DNA contains:
- a CDS encoding lysophospholipase catalytic domain-containing protein yields MKVALLTLAAGLANAASIAVTPRAFPNAPDKYAPANVSCPSTRPSIRSAAALSTSEKDWLQVRRNETLEPMKDLLGRLNLSSFDASGYIDRHKNNASNIPNVAIAVSGGGYRALTNGAGAIKAFDSRTSNSTARGQLGGLLQSSTYLSGLSGGGWLVGSVYINNFTTIGDLQASDKVWDFKNSILEGPDVKHFQLINTAAYWKDLYDAVKDKRNAGFNTSLTDYWGRALSYQFINATTDDGGPSYTWSSIALGDDFKKGKMPMPILVADGRNPGEILIGSNSTVYEFNPWEFGSFDPSVYGFAPLEYLGSNFENGELPKGESCVRGFDNAGFVMGTSSSLFNQFILRLNGTDIPNFLKEAIADVLEHLGENDEDIAVYAPNPFYKYRNSTAAYSSTPELDVVDGGEDGQNVPLHPLIQPTRNVDVIFAVDSSADTDHSWPNGSSLIYTYERSLNTTGIANGTSFPAVPDVNTFLNLGLNKRPTFFGCNSSNTSTPTPLIVYLPNAPYTAESNTSTFQLAYKDQQRDDIILNGYNVVTQGNASADANWPSCVGCAILQRSTERTNTKLPDICNTCFKNYCWDGKTNSTTPAPYEPELLMEASTSGASKDQLNRTAAVIAFAVMFFMTI; encoded by the coding sequence ATGAAGGTCGCCCTGCTCACCTTAGCAGCGGGCTTGGCCAATGCCGCCTCGATCGCCGTCACTCCACGGGCGTTCCCCAATGCCCCTGATAAATATGCTCCCGCAAATGTTTCCTGTCCGTCGACTCGTCCCAGTATCCGCAGTGCCGCCGCCCTGTCCACCAGTGAGAAGGATTGGTTGCAAGTGCGTCGGAATGAGACCCTTGAACCCATGAAGGATTTGCTCGGGCGGCTCAATCTAAGCTCCTTTGATGCCTCGGGGTACATTGACCGTCATAAAAACAATGCATCGAATATTCCAAACGTGGCCATTGCCGTTTCAGGTGGTGGTTACCGCGCTTTGACCAATGGCGCGGGTGCTATCAAGGCATTCGATAGTCGTACCTCCAACTCCACAGCCCGTGGACAGCTCGGAGGCCTTCTGCAGTCCTCTACTTATCTATCGGGCCtcagtggtggtggatggctCGTGGGCTCCGTGTACATCAACAACTTCACCACTATCGGTGACCTGCAGGCCAGCGACAAGGTCTGGGATTTCAAGAACTCTATTCTGGAGGGTCCTGATGTTAAACATTTCCAACTGATCAACACTGCCGCGTACTGGAAGGATCTGTACGATGCGGTGAAGGATAAGAGAAACGCCGGGTTCAACACTTCGTTGACCGACTACTGGGGCCGTGCTCTCTCCTATCAGTTCATCAACGCTACCACTGATGATGGCGGTCCCAGTTATACCTGGTCGTCGATTGCCTTGGGCGACGATTTCAAGAAGGGCAAGATGCCCATGCCTATCCTCGTCGCCGATGGACGTAACCCGGGCGAAATACTTATTGGAAGTAACTCGACTGTGTATGAATTTAACCCATGGGAGTTCGGCTCCTTCGACCCGTCAGTATACGGCTTTGCACCATTGGAGTATCTTGGATCCAATTTCGAGAACGGTGAACTCCCCAAGGGGGAATCGTGCGTGCGCGGCTTTGACAATGCGGGTTTTGTCATGGGTACCAGCTCTTCCCTGTTTAACCAGTTCATTCTGCGTCTGAACGGCACCGATATCCCTAATTTCCTCAAGGAGGCGATTGCCGACGTCTTGGAACATCTGGGCGAAAACGATGAGGACATTGCAGTTTACGCACCCAACCCCTTCTACAAATATCGCAATTCAACGGCAGCATATTCGTCAACCCCAGAGCTGGACGTGGTCGACGGAGGTGAAGATGGACAGAACGTGCCTCTACACCCGTTGATCCAGCCCACCCGCAACGTGGATGTGATCTTTGCCGTGGATTCGTCCGCTGATACGGACCATAGCTGGCCCAACGGATCCTCCTTGATCTACACCTATGAACGTAGCTTGAATACTACAGGTATCGCCAACGGGACCTCCTTCCCTGCGGTGCCCGACGTCAACACGTTCCTCAACCTTGGCCTGAACAAACGCCCGACCTTCTTCGGATGCAATTCATCCAACACCAGCACCCCGACCCCATTGATTGTCTACTTGCCCAACGCCCCTTACACCGCCGAGTCCAACACGTCGACCTTCCAGCTGGCGTATAAGGACCAACAACGCGATGATATTATCTTGAACGGCTACAATGTCGTCACCCAGGGCAATGCCAGTGCCGACGCAAACTGGCCCTCGTGCGTTGGGTGCGCTATTCTCCAGCGGTCCACCGAACGTACGAACACTAAGCTTCCCGATATCTGCAATACCTGCTTCAAGAATTACTGCTGGGACGGAAAGACCAACAGCACCACACCGGCCCCCTATGAACCGGAGCTGTTGATGGAGGCGTCGACTTCCGGGGCCTCGAAGGATCAACTGAACCGGACAGCTGCGGTCATCGCGTTCGCAGTTATGTTCTTTATGACGATCTAG
- a CDS encoding oxidoreductase (unnamed protein product), producing the protein MATNTSSFTAIPILDYSLSTSPTTKPQFLAELRNALINVGFFYLIHAPIAPQIQKDVVDKCKDIFDLPLEKKVEIEMVNSKHFLGYSRLGAEITAREQDYREQFDFATELPAPGPSEPLYRNIRGPNQWPDESAIPGFRKAIEAYLAEISPLSDAFRGLISEALDLPPTALDPYFDDPQQLKLKLIKYPPPPISSTEAEVQGVGPHKDSEFLTFLLQASPHSGLEVQNKSGDWISAAPVENSLVVNIGRALEAITGGVCTATTHRVSLAPRNFIDQAGASLGPRFSIPVFLGMGLDLSAEKITLQIPQHVRDLIQDEKVRSDAEATFNRIFSGRTGEGTLLHRVISHQDVGRRWYPDLLDFALKQYETK; encoded by the exons ATGGCGACGAATACATCATCATTCACTGCAATCCCCATATTGGATTACTCCCTTTCCACATCTCCGACTACCAAGCCACAGTTCCTAGCCGAGCTTCGGAATGCGCTGATCAATGTGGGGTTCTTCTACTTGATCCATGCGCCCATTGCGCCTCAGATCCAAAAGGATGTGGTAGACAAATGCAAGGATATTTTTGATCTACCGTTagagaagaaggtcgagaTAGAAATGGTGAACAGTAAACACTTTCTGGGCTACTCCCGACTAGGAGCAGAGATTACTGCGCGCGAACAGGATTATCGGGAACAGTTCGAT TTCGCGACAGAGTTACCAGCTCCAGGGCCCAGTGAACCACTTTATCGTAATATTCGGGGTCCTAACCAG TGGCCCGATGAAAGTGCCATTCCTGGCTTCCGCAAGGCCATCGAGGCATATCTCGCGGAAATCAGCCCATTATCAGATGCCTTTCGGGGTCTCATATCAGAGGCACTTGATCTACCACCGACAGCATTGGACCCGTACTTTGACGACCCGCAGCAACtgaagttgaagttgatcaaATATCCACCACCGCCCATATCCTCAACCGAGGCAGAAGTCCAAGGCGTAGGCCCTCACAAGGATTCGGAATTCCTTACCTTTCTCCTCCAAGCATCGCCCCACTCAGGGTTAGAGGTGCAGAATAAATCCGGCGATTGGATTTCGGCCGCACCGGTGGAGAACTCATTGGTGGTGAACATAGGGCGAGCGTTGGAAGCAATTACTGGGGGCGTGTGCACGGCGACGACCCATCGGGTAAGCCTCGCGCCCCGGAATTTTATCGATCAGGCGGGCGCGTCTCTCGGGCCGCGGTTCTCCATCCCTGTGTTCCTGGGAATGGGCCTGGATCTCTCTGCTGAGAAAATCACCCTGCAGATACCTCAGCATGTCAGGGATCTGATACAGGATGAAAAGGTACGATCGGATGCGGAGGCTACGTTTAATCGTATATTCAGTGGCCGGACGGGCGAAGGGACGCTCCTTCATCGGGTGATCAGTCACCAAGATGTGGGTCGCAGATGGTATCCCGACCTCTTGGATTTTGCTCTGAAACAATACGAGACAAAGTAG
- a CDS encoding NAD dependent epimerase/dehydratase has translation MSHLGSGQHVLLTGANGSVASHILAILLERGYAVTATVRSQQKADDIIKAHLSWKGRINFVIEVTVPFIYIIHTAPPLNINVKDIQKEMIEPAVIWTTQILESAHRQGGTSLKRFVLLGSAVSVLNSFEDMSREGRPYTEEDWNPVSEDAAWKFMKTNNPVFDLVVINPDIITGPMIHPISGPRSINETNHFTIANFYRWDELESRGCAVDVRHVVRSHVDALTNPAARGKRILLISGLITPQLVVNLIRKHFPALREQVPEGKPDQVLPHGVHPTGWDMRVSLDVLSKGTNEGHVMDAVQSMINHNVV, from the exons ATGTCACATCTAGGAAGTGGTCAACATGTACTACTGACCGGCGCAAACGGATCTGTGGCCTCCCACATCCTGGCTATCTTACTTGAG CGTGGATACGCCGTGACTGCCACCGTGCGCTCGCAGCAAAAGGCGGACGATATCATCAAAGCCCACCTCTCGTGGAAGGGCAGGATCAACTTCGTGATT GAGGTCACAGTGCCTTTCATCTATATTATTCACACAGCGCCTCCCCTGAACATTAATGTCAAGGATATCCAGAAGGAGATGATTGAGCCTGCAGTGATATG GACAACGCAGATACTGGAGAGCGCCCATCGCCAAGGAGGAACATCACTCAAACGGTTCGTTCTGCTAGGGAGTGCAGTTTCCGTCCTGAACTCCTTCGAGGATATGAGTCGCGAAGGACGCCCTTACACTGAAGAGGATTGGAATCCAGTAT CCGAAGACGCAGCTTGGAAGTTCATGAAGACCAACAATCCTGTATTCGATCTAGTCGTGATCAACCCAGACATCATTACCGGACCCATGATTCATCCAATTTCCGGCCCGAGATCAATCAACGAGACTAATCATTTCACGATCGCGAACTTTTATCGATGGGACGAACTCGAAAGTCGAGGATGTGCG GTCGATGTTCGCCACGTCGTCAGAAGCCACGTTGACGCCTTGACCAATCCTGCTGCCCGTGGTAAGCGAATCCTGCTCATCTCGGGCCTAATTACACCACAGTTGGTTGTGAACCTCATTCGAAAGCATTTCCCAGCACTGAGGGAACAGGTCCCGGAGGGTAAGCCGGACCAGGTTCTACCGCATGGTGTGCATCCTACGGGATGGGATATGCGGGTTAGCTTGGATGTCTTGTCGAAGGGGACGAATGAGGGTCA TGTTATGGATGCGGTGCAGTCTATGATTAACCACAACGTTGTATAA
- a CDS encoding uncharacterized protein (expressed protein) — MTESPASPLLDLPRELQRLIINKLDYPSTLSLSQTNKYFRIFIPTQPPSTILLRRRYLCDKETWPGYEKYFACSRCLHLLHYSHFRCGQVRGKWAKLCSGRCFRACIGCLAHECFTLYMDRYRNRPGANGRGPNVDRRAAQATVPPYWPPPNPVQPPAYPAQPSMYLAQPSAYSVQPSAYPALPFTYSAVPPVSEINYYNGHGGSYLAGGSYYIYCWLATI, encoded by the exons ATGACAGAATCACCAGCCTCTCCACTCCTTGATCTGCCGAGAGAGTTGCAACGGTTAATAATCAACAAGCTTGACTATCCCTCCACATTATCACTTTCGCAGACAAACAAATACTTTCGAATCTTTATCCCTACACAACCTCCCTCCACAATACTACTGAGAAGACGGTATCTTTGTGACAAAGAAACATGGCCCGG ATACGAGAAGTACTTCGCCTGCAGTCGCtgcctccatctcctccattaCTCCCATTTCCGCTGCGGTCAAGTGCGTGGCAAATGGGCAAAATTATGTTCTGGAAGATGCTTTCGTGCTTGTATTGGTTGCCTAGCTCATGAGTGCTTTACATTGTATATGGACCGCTACCGCAATCGACCTGGAGCAAATGGCCGTGGGCCAAACGTTGACCGAAGGGCTGCTCAAGCGACCGTTCCGCCATATTGGCCTCCTCCCAATCCCGTGCAGCCTCCTGCGTATCCCGCGCAGCCTTCAATGTATCTTGCACAACCTTCAGCATATTCCGTGCAGCCTTCAGCGTATCCCGCGCTGCCTTTTACTTATTCCGCGGTGCCTCCTGTGTCAGAGATTAACTACTATAATGGTCATGGAGGCAGCTATTTAGCTGGGGGGtcatactatatatattgttggCTGGCCACTATCTGA
- a CDS encoding putative benzoate 4-monooxygenase cytochrome P450 (cytochrome P450 monooxygenase): MDSPRLWTGLAGLITYLIVISVYRLFSHPLRNIPGPKLAAVTHLYEWYYDLFLGGKYLFEIERMHERYGPIMRINPPEIHINDPKYYDEIYASGTHRRNKDAEFVSFTGLLLSSASTTDHDLHRYRRGLMNNFFSKKSVRGISYFVEEKVHNLMQRFEAFYRCNKVVRLDDAFAAMTSDVITHYCYGKSWDYLDYANLRTDVRKAVHDLTCSVHFNRIFPIFLAVLKKLPLRWLYAIHPGRSVVLDIQKTIYEQSAEAIHGDKYKIGHNDAVDKHKTIYDQLTDPSIPAEERSLQRLQDEGLLLISVGTETTARALTTACFHIASDDQLRTRLREELRTVLPTPTSSVTWSELEKLPYLTGTVNESLRLGGFLTTRSPRIAPDEPLTYKEYTIPPGTPVSSSSYFGHKNPNIFPEPERFSPERWISAGRSNDHLFKYITSFSRGSRICAGMNLAFLELYMTLAYFVRRFDVELVDTTVEDMRIVRDMGVGFTHRGEPTVYGRIVRVCED, from the exons ATGGATTCACCAAGACTCTGGACAGGTCTCGCTGGGCTGATCACCTACCTCATCGTGATTAGCGTTTATCGGCTCTTCTCTCATCCATTGAGAAACATACCGGGTCCTAAGTTAGCAGCGGTCACCCACCTCTATGAGTGGTACTATGATTTATTTTTGGGAGGGAAGTACCTCTTCGAGATCGAGAGAATGCACGAGAGATACG GACCCATTATGCGGATCAACCCTCCAGAGATCCACATCAATGACCCGAAGTATTACGACGAAATCTACGCATCGGGTACCCACAGGCGGAATAAGGATGCAGAGTTTGTTTCATTCACGGGCCTGCTCCTCTCCAGCGCCTCGACAACAGACCATGACCTCCACCGCTATCGTCGTGGCCTCATGAACAACTTCTTCTCTAAGAAGTCTGTCCGTGGAATATCCTACTTTGTCGAAGAGAAGGTCCACAATCTTATGCAGCGCTTTGAAGCCTTTTACCGGTGTAATAAAGTAGTCCGACTCGATGATGCCTTTGCAGCTATGACCTCTGATGTCATCACTCATTACTGCTATGGAAAAAGTTGGGACTATCTGGATTACGCGAATCTGCGCACAGACGTCCGCAAGGCCGTTCATGATCTAACTTGTAGTGTCCATTTCAATCGCATTTTCCCGATTTTCCTTGCCGTGCTTAAAAAGCTACCGCTTCGGTGGTTGTATGCGATTCATCCTGGAAGATCGGTTGTGCTGGATATCCAGAAGACAATCTATGAGCAGTCAGCTGAAGCTATCCATGGggataaatataaaatcgGCCACAATGATGCCGTTGACAAACATAAAACCATCTACGACCAGCTGACGGATCCCAGCATTCCGGCTGAAGAACGGTCGCTTCAGCGTCTGCAGGATGAAGGTCTTCTGCTTATCAGTGTTGGTACAGAGACAACGGCTAGAGCGTTGACAACGGCCTGCTTCCATATCGCATCGGATGATCAACTGCGCACTCGACTGCGAGAGGAGCTGAGGACCGTCCTGCCGACGCCTACCAGTTCTGTTACCTGGTCCGAGTTGGAAAAGTTGCCTTATTTA ACTGGCACAGTTAACGAATCCCTCCGTCTCGGCGGCTTCCTCACAACCAGATCCCCTCGCATAGCACCAGACGAACCCCTAACCTACAAAGAATACACCATCCCGCCAGGT ACCCCAGTAAGCTCCTCCAGTTACTTCGGCCACAAAAACCCAAATATCTTCCCGGAGCCGGAAAGGTTCTCCCCAGAACGATGGATCTCCGCCGGCCGAAGCAACGACCACCTTTTCAAATACATTACGTCCTTCTCCCGCGGCAGTCGGATATGTGCAGGCATGAA CCTCGCATTTCTCGAGCTTTATATGACTCTGGCGTACTTTGTACGTCGGTTTGATGTTGAGTTGGTCGATACGACTGTGGAGGATATGAGGATAGTAAGGGATATGGGGGTTGGGTTTACGCATCGGGGTGAGCCGACTGTTTATGGGAGGATTGTGAGGGTTTGTGAGGACTGA
- a CDS encoding putative C6 finger domain protein → MELIKQRGGLASLAHSSEYLKPLILHSLILGVMANTTTPPSQHVPTTSQLDLIAIMRELYGDGIYPILLCPPYLFIDVIKINNLRFQTTSAPITETTRATADEILEHIEAFSPDDWTGTNPDAREDWLLLGRMYKSSIALYCISSLQSLSILPSSKYYTAMRTVHGNHLYSLLPKITRRTRIRHFTIWPLVVAGMQAVDASPNVRRIVDEQLSELSKIMGCPTPTLAKAIFRRFWTSGHTGWDECFDKAYVFVT, encoded by the exons ATGGAATTAATCAAACAGCGTGGTGGTCTGGCAAGTCTTGCGCATTCCTCCGAGTATCTGAAGCCTTTGATACTTCATTCGCTCAT TCTCGGGGTGATGGCTAACACGACAACCCCTCCATCACAACATGTTCCAACCACGTCGCAACTCGACCTGATTGCCATCATGAGAGAGTTATACGGAGATGGCATATATCCGATCCTCCTCTGCCCCCCTTACCTCTTCATAGATGtcatcaagatcaacaacctccGCTTCCAAACGACTTCTGCCCCAATAACTGAAACCACACGAGCGACAGCGGATGAGATACTCGAGCATATCGAGGCGTTCTCACCCGATGACTGGACCGGCACTAATCCCGACGCGCGAGAGGACTGGTTGCTACTGGGACGCATGTACAAGTCCTCCATAGCATTGTACTGCATCTCGTCTCTCCAAAGCCTATCCATCCTGCCCTCCAGCAAGTACTATACTGCTATGAGAACTGTACATGGGAATCATCTATATAGTCTTCTTCCAAAGATTACCCGCCGCACCCGCATTAGACATTTCACAATATGGCCACTTGTGGTAGCGGGAATGCAAGCGGTTGATGCAAGTCCCAATGTTCGTCGTATCGTTGACGAGCAATTATCAGAACTGAGCAAGATAATGGGTTGCCCGACGCCTACATTAGCGAAAGCTATATTCCGCAGATTTTGGACTTCAGGCCACACAGGATGGGACGAGTGCTTTGACAAAGCATACGTGTTTGTGACATAG
- a CDS encoding complex I intermediate-associated protein 30-domain-containing protein, translating into MDSKVARLPLFGGPRAWHSSDWTSTDDRVRGGSSHSHMSCSPASLVARFHGNLDITTLGGAGFASQRTTGEDRSWDLSGYDGLELHIARGDDKLYTITLKDETAPKRPDGRLESTLSWEYDFHAHGEKRVFIKWADFKPTYRGKEQVDARPLDLTGVKQISFMMRSFFGIQEGDFSLDIVSVAAVRYKYYRDDPEEEEEYVMVDEKLGTVAETPKSRGWLSWIGECCGLS; encoded by the exons ATGGACTCAAAAGTAGCAAGACTACCCCTTTTCGGGGGCCCCAG agcatGGCACTCCTCAGACTGGACCTCCACTGACGACCGCGTCCGTGGCGGATCCTCGCACTCCCACATGAGCTGTTCCCCCGCTTCTCTCGTCGCCCGATTCCACGGAAACCTCGATATCACCACGCTCGGCGGAGCTGGATTTGCCTCGCAGCGGACCACAGGCGAAGATAGGAGCTGGGATCTTTCTGGCTACGACGGGTTGGAATTGCATATTGCTCGTGGGGATGATAAGTTGTATACCATTACGCTTAAGGATGAGACTGCGCCTAAGCGGCCGGATGGAAGATTGGAGAGTACCCTGAGCTGGGAGTATGATTTTCATGCGCatggggagaagagggtTTTTATCAAGTGGGCTGATTTTAAGCCTACGTATCGGGGGAAGGAGCAAGTGGATGCTAGGCCGTTGGATTTGACTGGGGTGAAGCAGATTAGTTTCATGATGCGCAG TTTCTTCGGGATACAGGAGGGAGACTTTAGTCTGGATATTGTCTCGGTCGCTGCGGTGCGATACAAGTATTATCGCGATGAcccggaggaggaagaggaatatGTTATGGTCGATGAAAAACTGGGAACTGTGGCGGAGACTCCAAAATCGCGAGGCTGGCTTAGTTGGATTGGAGAGTGCTGTGGCTTGAGCTAA